The DNA window AGCTGACCACAAGCCTGTAACTCCATAGGCACAGTACAATGAAGTTCTGCTTTCAGGTTTTTGTTGCTCTTCTTATAACAAACTCCACTGAGCATTGAACAGAATGTCTAAACACAGTCACTGCAAGGGCCATGGAAATATCCAAAAGCTTAGTAAACACACATTTACTGGTACTTGATTATGTAAGATCGTTGCAGCATAGTCATTATAACAAAATCCGTATTTAAAAAACGCCAAACACaggtatatttttttcagaggacataaatctatttaaaaactCAACCAAGAATGGCAAAGGGAGAGTGGCTGTTCCCTAGCCAGCCACTAAGGAATGCTCTCCTGCTCGCTAACAGCCAGAACAGCAGTTGGTTCCCAGCTTCAGGCCCAACCATACCCAGACCCCATCAGATCACCTGACAGCTGAGGGGCTGAGCAAACCCAAGGTCACTCACTGCCCAACACTGTTATTGCATCCACAACCACAACATCCCACCAAACTCAGCTTTTCCAAGGGCATGGATGCAGCTTGCCAGCAGCACAGTTCTCAGGGAGTTGTTCTTTCCATGCCTGGGGGCTGTGTGGGATTTCCTGGTGAGTACTTGGGGATAAACATCCATTGCAAAGTGCTTAAAGTGCCCAgatttcctcctccccccagaTTAGTCAGGGGAAGTGATAATTGCAAAGTTTGCTCTGGTTTCCCTCCAGATTCCCAATCAAATGCTAATCACAGCATCAAAATCCTCTCAGCTCGAGCAGTTTACAAGGGATCTGGGTCCTATACATGGGACACTGGAATTTCATCTATATTTTAAGCCCAACCATAAGGGAAACACTCTACATAGAAATATAACATTCGATTTTTTTATACAGCATATGTAAAGAACATGACAGCATTAAAATATTGGCAAatcaatacattaaaaatacagaatctCCTAGATCAGAGCACAAGAAATATATTCACAAGAAATCTGTACAGTCCGGACGACGCTGCCAGTTCTTAGATTGAAGTTGACCTCCCATCTCCACATGGGggtctttgctttgcttccccATCAGCACCACTGGCCACCACTGCCCAGATTTCCCCAGGCTGTTGTGCTACAGGGAGAATACCAGTCTGCTGTCCCCTCCAGCACAGAGAGCACTCGGTGGTTAAACTCTTTGGGGAAGCTTTCATTATTGAATGAAATGACacaacatttcattttccacaAAGCTCTGACCtactgagagaggaaaaatcaaTCCACAGTTGGCAGGAGGAGTGGTACCTGGGCAGCATTTCCCAGGTGCTCTCAGAATCGTGGATCTcattgcagttaaaaaaaaaccccaaaacaacaaaacaaaccccaaacccccaccTTTTGTATGGTTTGTGCCCCACTTATCCCATGCAGAGCAGATGGGACTGTTTTAGGCTGCCACATGCTACCAGGAATGTCCAAGTCTTCTGGAGGAGCTGCCATTCTGACTTCTCCAAAATAGCTTTCCCctatacataaatacatttatatatagGCCACttcattccttcctcctctcacTGAGGAAGATCCCCAAGGCATGCTTGGCAAGGTGAAATCCTACCATCTATCTGTACCTAGAGCACTGCAGACGTGTATGTATAGACACAATCTGTCCACTGGCAGACTGGAAACacagagtttaaaaagaaaaaaaagcagcagcagcatgtaAATGAGGAACTGTGtccatttcctcctctttggAGCCACACTCTTCAGTTTTTACAGTCCCTTCtcaccccctgctcccctctgaGAGGAGGGGTTTACTGCAGACCCCGTCTGCAGGAGCTGGCGTTGTCCTCCAAGGCAGTTTGAATTTCCctttccaccagctccctcctctccctccccacatcCTTCCGTGCACGATGACTCATCCTGGAGATGATCTTAGGTTTTGTCTGATGGCTCCTGCCCACTTTGGCTGCAGCAAAGTCTAATTTCAGAGTGGTGGTACAGGAATAAAACCTGCATGCGAGCGCCTGCTGAGCCACACGAGCTGTTAACATCTCAACTCAGGGAGGCAAAAAGCAATGGAAGAGTTTACATTCTGTCTGTCTCCCAGCAGCAAAAGTGTAAGTCCCAGGAGCGACGCCTATTTTAAATCCTTAATTCCTGAACTCTCAATAATGTTGCAAACCCCCAGGGTTTCACAGGAATCAAGGGCTGATTTCAAACACGTTCCTCAGTGCAGGATGCACTAGAATTAAAATGCATCAAATGGGCTTACTTTTTCTGTATGCTCTTGCAGTATCCAGTTTTCCCAACCCCCAGAATTGTTTCTCGCCTCTCAGTTTTGAGGTCCTGCTAAAGAGCTGTTATCTGAGTTAGTTCTGACGTGGGGGTGGTTGGACTCTGCTGGGCGACAGCCACCATGGGAATTTCCATGCCTAGTCAGGCCGGATTGTTAGTCCCCTCCGAGTTCTTGCAGGCATAGGCCACATCCTTGGCAATGCTGCACATCCTGTTGGACATCTGGAGCTCGGTCCTGAAGGCGGTGGGGAAGCAGAACTTCTTGAAGCACGCCTTGAAATTCTCATCCAAGAAGGCGTAGAGCACGGGGTTCAGGCTGCTGTTGGCGTACCCCAGCGCGGTGCAGAAGCAGGAGATGGCCAGCTCGAGCTCACTTTCTGCCTTGGCACCCAAGCACTGGACCAGCACAAAAATCTGGATGGGAGTCCAGCAAACAATGAAGACTGCCACGACCACCAGGACCATTCGGGTGATGCGCCTCAGGTTTCGGTCCTTCTCCTTGGAGCCTGAGAGGACACGGACGTTCTTGAGCCGTCTGATCATGAGACTGTAGCAAATGGTGATGATCAACACGGGGATCataaaggagaagagaaagacgCAGATGCCGAACACAGGATCCCAGTAGTCCACTGGCGAAGGGAGTTTAATTAGACAATCAATttctgcaagtgaaaaaaagtgaaaaaaatcaaatggaaaagaagatcAGCAAACACAGTACAAGCAAAAAGGCATCTGCACAACATTGAGATTAGTTTAGACTAGTTAGAGAAGTGGTTGGAGTTAATGTTCTTCAAagtctttcccaaccttaatgattctgcGATTCTATGTTTAACACTtggaaggcagcagcagtgataCAGGGaaacaagggaagaaaggagagagttAAGACAACTTTACAGCAGAGCCCTCACCCCGCTGATGAAACTGGCATCTCGAGCCCATGGGCTCTCCTGgccaccaccacctcccaccCACCGGGTGCAGCTTCACTGACCGTTGTTCTCGTTCTCCGCGGATCCCATCACCATCGCCGGGATGCCGAAGACAGAAGCCAGTGCCCAGATGCAGACATTCACCACCTTGGCCTTGTGGGGAGTGCGGATGTCCAGGGCCTTGATGGGGTGGCAGATGGCGATGTAGCGGTCCACGCTCATCATGGTCAGCGTGAAGGTGCTGGTGAACATGTTGTAGTAGTCGATGGAGATGGCGATCTTGCAGAGGACGTTGCCGAAGGGCCAGAAGCCCAGGAATGTGTCTGTACCCTGGAAGGGTAAGGTCATCAGGCACAGGGTGTCAGCCAGAGCGAGGTTAAAGATGTAAATGTTTGTTGCTGTCTTCATCTTGGTGAATCTGAAATGCAGGAATGAGCAATGGTTAGAGCTCCACCTGATGAGCAGTAAGACATTAAACTCTACTGAAGAGGTCATTCTGCCACTTTGGGAAGGAGATGCAGTATTTTCTTATATAATAAGACTGACCATCCTTCACCTTTCTACCTCCCACAGGTTTATCAACACACAGCTCAATCCAGCTCCTAAAAGATCACGTATGGTACCTTCATAATCAATTCCATGGGCAGGAGAAGTTTATTCCCTCAGACTGCCAGGGAGGACCATGAAAGCCTGAGCCTGTCAACTCACAGTGGTTCTTGAAAAATGACTTCAATAAGGTTACCCTAGGATTTCATCACATATGGCTTCGTTATTATAAATGTTGGTGAAAGCTTTACCCAATATGATGATTTGAAAGATCCAGGGCTAAGCTGATTAGCCATTTTGTAAGGGCTCACATTCAAAGGGTGTGGCTAATGTGAGCTGTCAGATCAGAACAGGTGGGATGGCCAGCCCTGGCCAGCTAAAAACTCGTGAGGAATGAGGTTTGaatcagaaatcaaaatatcaCAATGGATCTTTCTCAAGAAAGAGGTAAAGTCACAAGTCAACTCTACTTAAAAGAATTTTTGTCATTTCAATATTACTTTTATCATATGAACTGGCTGCCCAAAAGAGAGATTCACCTTGCTGTAATGGCAATCATCTCCTTTTCACACATGGGAAACGATGCAGAGCAAACCATAATCACCTACCCATGAGACATGCAGAGTCTGCAGAAATGGAAGCTCAACAGTGACTCTGGGACTGAATCTAACATTTCAGCTCCAGGATGTTCCTCTCATGGGCAGAACAGAAGCTCAAATAggtataattttaaaactatagCTCATCCATCATTTACTATACTAATGGCCTTTGAAGAAATG is part of the Chiroxiphia lanceolata isolate bChiLan1 chromosome 17, bChiLan1.pri, whole genome shotgun sequence genome and encodes:
- the OPRL1 gene encoding nociceptin receptor, coding for MDPLFPAHIFEDPDLRKLLNDSSMLNLSFLPSNWFNNSTGDSFLPLSIKITIVVVYSIVCIVGLVGNCSVMYVIVRFTKMKTATNIYIFNLALADTLCLMTLPFQGTDTFLGFWPFGNVLCKIAISIDYYNMFTSTFTLTMMSVDRYIAICHPIKALDIRTPHKAKVVNVCIWALASVFGIPAMVMGSAENENNEIDCLIKLPSPVDYWDPVFGICVFLFSFMIPVLIITICYSLMIRRLKNVRVLSGSKEKDRNLRRITRMVLVVVAVFIVCWTPIQIFVLVQCLGAKAESELELAISCFCTALGYANSSLNPVLYAFLDENFKACFKKFCFPTAFRTELQMSNRMCSIAKDVAYACKNSEGTNNPA